Proteins from a single region of Anaerolineae bacterium:
- a CDS encoding ABC transporter ATP-binding protein: protein MKKDEALLSVQNLTTIFESAGGLFSRRQVIAVDDISFSLPGDRPVLLTVVGESGSGKTTLARNILGLTRPTRGTILYRGRDLYKMSQAEWFAYRREVQPVFQDPYATYNPFYKIDRVLEIPIRKFRLASSKQEAQALIEEALQAVDLRPADVLGRYPHQLSGGERQRVMLARVYLMRPRLIVADEPISMIDAALRALFLNILLDFRDRHGISCIFITHNLATAYYLGGEIMVMCRGRLIERGDMDTVIARPAHPYTQLLVESVPAKNPRERWTVKRGAEAIEASELRVGQDTCVFLSRCPHAMDICHQRRPALLPVGDDQEAACFLYGV from the coding sequence TTGAAAAAGGATGAAGCGTTGCTCTCCGTCCAGAACCTGACCACCATCTTCGAGTCGGCTGGCGGGCTATTCTCTCGCCGCCAAGTGATCGCCGTAGACGACATCTCCTTCAGCCTGCCGGGAGATCGCCCCGTGCTGTTGACTGTGGTGGGGGAGAGCGGCAGCGGGAAGACGACGCTTGCCCGCAATATCCTGGGGTTGACGCGGCCGACGCGGGGGACCATTCTCTATCGCGGCCGGGATCTCTACAAGATGTCCCAGGCCGAATGGTTCGCCTATCGGCGTGAGGTGCAGCCTGTCTTTCAGGACCCCTATGCTACGTACAATCCGTTTTACAAGATTGATCGCGTATTGGAAATCCCCATCCGCAAGTTTCGGCTGGCCTCCTCCAAGCAGGAGGCGCAGGCCTTGATCGAGGAAGCATTGCAAGCGGTGGACTTGCGCCCAGCCGACGTGTTGGGGCGCTATCCACATCAGTTAAGCGGAGGGGAGCGTCAACGGGTCATGTTGGCCCGCGTGTATCTGATGCGCCCACGGCTGATTGTCGCCGACGAGCCTATCTCGATGATTGATGCTGCTCTGCGCGCGCTGTTCCTGAACATCTTGTTGGACTTCCGGGATAGACACGGCATTTCCTGCATCTTCATCACGCATAACTTGGCAACGGCGTACTATCTAGGTGGCGAGATCATGGTGATGTGCCGAGGGCGGCTCATCGAGCGCGGAGATATGGACACAGTGATCGCCCGGCCGGCCCATCCGTACACCCAACTCCTGGTGGAATCAGTGCCGGCCAAGAACCCCCGAGAGCGATGGACGGTGAAGCGCGGCGCTGAAGCGATCGAGGCGAGCGAACTGAGAGTTGGACAGGATACCTGCGTGTTCCTCTCCCGTTGTCCACACGCAATGGACATATGTCACCAGCGCCGACCGGCTCTGTTACCGGTGGGAGATGACCAGGAAGCCGCTTGTTTTCTGTACGGGGTTTGA
- the gndA gene encoding NADP-dependent phosphogluconate dehydrogenase — protein sequence MTACDIGLIGLAVMGQNLALNMERNGFAVAVYNRTMATAEAFVAAHPGKRLYLARTLEELAGALQRPRRVMIMVKAGQPVDVMIEQLVPLLEPGDLIIDGGNSFFADTARRARELAQAGIHFIGAGISGGEEGALWGPSIMPGGDREAYALVEPIFRAIAAKANDGTPCVAYIGPGGAGHYVKMVHNGIEYGVMQLIAEAYDILRTALGLSAAELAAVFDEWNRGELASFLVEITADILKHTDAETGQPLVDVILDTAGQKGTGKWTSQSALDLGVATPTINAAVEARILSAMKQERIAAAQAIPQPSRSFHDSGDELIAAVRAALYASEICSYAQGMALLRAASEEYGYQLNLGEIAAIWRAGCIIRAGFLDDMRLAFQRSPDLVNLLLDPKFKDELVAREALWRQAVGTAIRLAIPVPAMSASLAYFDAYRSARLPANLIQAQRDYFGAHTYERVDRPGVYHTEWTRVKMG from the coding sequence ATGACCGCGTGTGACATCGGGTTGATTGGCTTGGCAGTGATGGGACAGAACCTAGCCCTAAACATGGAACGCAATGGCTTTGCCGTGGCTGTGTACAACCGGACCATGGCCACGGCTGAGGCATTCGTGGCGGCGCATCCAGGCAAACGGCTGTATCTGGCGCGCACGTTGGAGGAGTTGGCAGGTGCTCTCCAGCGGCCACGCCGGGTGATGATCATGGTCAAGGCCGGTCAGCCAGTGGATGTGATGATCGAGCAACTTGTGCCGCTGCTAGAACCAGGTGACCTCATCATTGACGGCGGCAATTCCTTCTTCGCAGATACAGCCCGTCGCGCGCGCGAGTTGGCGCAGGCGGGCATTCACTTCATCGGCGCAGGTATCTCAGGCGGTGAAGAGGGTGCCCTGTGGGGGCCCAGCATCATGCCCGGTGGCGACCGAGAGGCGTATGCGCTGGTCGAGCCGATCTTCCGGGCCATCGCCGCTAAGGCTAACGATGGCACCCCCTGTGTCGCCTACATTGGTCCGGGCGGGGCGGGGCATTACGTGAAGATGGTGCACAATGGCATTGAGTACGGCGTCATGCAGCTTATCGCCGAGGCATATGACATCCTGCGCACGGCGCTGGGCCTGTCCGCGGCTGAGCTGGCGGCTGTGTTTGACGAGTGGAACCGGGGCGAGTTGGCCTCATTTCTGGTGGAGATCACGGCCGACATCCTGAAGCATACGGACGCGGAGACGGGCCAGCCGCTGGTGGATGTGATCCTGGACACGGCAGGGCAGAAAGGTACCGGCAAGTGGACTTCACAGAGCGCTCTTGACCTGGGCGTGGCGACCCCTACGATCAACGCGGCCGTTGAGGCCCGCATCCTCTCGGCAATGAAGCAGGAGCGCATAGCCGCCGCCCAGGCGATCCCACAGCCATCTCGATCGTTCCATGACAGCGGTGATGAGTTGATCGCCGCTGTGCGGGCTGCCTTGTACGCCTCGGAGATCTGCTCATACGCGCAGGGTATGGCCTTGCTGCGCGCCGCTTCGGAAGAGTATGGATATCAGCTCAACTTGGGCGAGATCGCAGCTATCTGGCGAGCGGGGTGCATTATCCGGGCCGGCTTTCTGGACGATATGCGTCTGGCGTTTCAGCGCAGCCCTGACCTGGTCAACCTCCTGCTTGATCCCAAGTTCAAGGATGAGCTCGTGGCGCGGGAGGCCCTCTGGCGGCAGGCGGTGGGGACGGCGATCCGATTGGCGATCCCGGTGCCGGCTATGAGCGCCTCGCTAGCGTACTTTGACGCCTATCGGAGCGCCCGGCTGCCGGCTAACCTGATCCAGGCGCAGCGCGACTACTTCGGTGCTCACACGTATGAAAGAGTGGATCGGCCAGGTGTGTACCATACCGAGTGGACGCGAGTGAAGATGGGATGA
- a CDS encoding DHHA1 domain-containing protein: protein MSEGVQLAKKRLYLHDSYLTEFEAAVMERAWLDGAPAVVLDQTAFYPEGGGQPADRGTLNGVPVVDVRMIDGHVWHVLAGELEAKRVHGVVDWARRWDHMQQHTGQHILSQAFIAVAGVETVAFHLSEEASTIDLNRTGLNEATLSAVEQTANRVVWENRLVRARFVTSEELSALPLRRPPQMHEHVRIVEIEGFDWSACGGTHVRATGEVGLIKITRIERRGDETRVTFLCGGRALADYARKHALVQRLVNRLTCAEHEIERAVERLEAEGQMARKALRAAEETLVGYEAASLLREALSVGGIQVIARVYSDRSPEWVRSVAQTLREQPGMVALLACRGERPQLIFTRSPDVPVDVNALLRIACQVSGGRGGGRADWAQGGGGAPEQLEAALTAAVEALRGEKAFRQD, encoded by the coding sequence ATGAGCGAAGGGGTACAACTCGCAAAGAAGCGGCTCTATCTTCATGACTCGTACCTGACCGAATTTGAGGCCGCCGTGATGGAGCGGGCTTGGCTCGATGGCGCGCCGGCAGTGGTGCTGGATCAGACTGCCTTTTATCCGGAGGGCGGTGGCCAACCGGCCGATCGCGGCACCCTCAACGGTGTGCCGGTAGTGGATGTACGGATGATAGATGGCCACGTGTGGCACGTGCTGGCCGGTGAGCTGGAGGCCAAGCGCGTGCACGGCGTGGTGGATTGGGCGCGCCGTTGGGACCACATGCAGCAGCACACGGGCCAACACATCCTGTCGCAGGCGTTCATCGCTGTGGCTGGGGTGGAGACGGTGGCATTTCACTTAAGCGAGGAGGCGTCCACAATTGATCTCAACCGCACCGGGTTGAACGAGGCGACGCTGAGCGCTGTCGAGCAGACGGCTAATCGCGTCGTGTGGGAGAACCGGCTGGTGCGAGCCCGCTTCGTTACATCGGAGGAGCTGTCGGCGTTGCCCTTGCGTCGGCCCCCGCAGATGCACGAACATGTGCGCATCGTGGAGATTGAAGGCTTCGACTGGTCGGCCTGCGGTGGTACACACGTGCGGGCGACAGGCGAAGTCGGCCTTATCAAGATCACCAGAATCGAACGGCGGGGTGATGAGACCCGCGTCACTTTCCTCTGTGGCGGGCGCGCCCTGGCTGATTATGCGCGCAAGCATGCGCTGGTACAGCGCCTGGTCAACCGCCTGACTTGCGCCGAGCATGAGATCGAGCGCGCTGTGGAGCGCTTGGAAGCGGAAGGGCAGATGGCTCGGAAGGCCCTGCGCGCGGCGGAGGAGACGCTGGTCGGCTATGAGGCGGCCTCTCTGCTCCGCGAGGCGTTATCTGTGGGCGGCATACAAGTAATTGCGCGCGTCTACAGTGATCGCTCCCCTGAGTGGGTGCGAAGCGTGGCTCAGACGCTACGCGAGCAGCCCGGGATGGTAGCGCTACTAGCCTGTAGGGGAGAGCGTCCGCAGCTCATCTTCACGCGCAGCCCAGATGTGCCGGTGGATGTGAACGCCCTGTTGCGTATTGCCTGTCAGGTGAGCGGCGGGCGCGGTGGCGGGCGAGCCGACTGGGCGCAGGGTGGCGGTGGCGCGCCAGAGCAGCTTGAAGCGGCCTTGACAGCCGCTGTGGAGGCTTTGCGCGGCGAGAAGGCGTTTCGACAGGACTAA
- a CDS encoding MBL fold metallo-hydrolase, whose amino-acid sequence MQELAPGVFVETTTRGSNPGVIVTDAGVIVVDTPQVPAEAKALRAEIARLTGGKPILYVINTDHHRGHILGNQWFKPAPVIAHDVAWTHMKGYSENFKQRVIDSFKKEPHIQAQFADLEIVPPTLTFSKRMFLFHGGREVRIIWIGGHTPATSVVWLPAERVLFTGDAVWVDQHPYMA is encoded by the coding sequence ATGCAGGAGTTGGCTCCAGGTGTATTCGTAGAGACTACAACGCGTGGATCGAATCCTGGGGTGATCGTGACTGATGCAGGGGTGATCGTCGTGGACACGCCACAGGTGCCGGCTGAGGCGAAGGCGCTACGAGCCGAGATCGCGCGCCTGACAGGCGGTAAGCCGATCCTGTATGTCATCAACACCGATCATCATCGCGGCCATATCCTAGGAAATCAGTGGTTCAAGCCGGCCCCCGTAATCGCGCATGACGTGGCCTGGACGCACATGAAGGGATATTCGGAGAACTTTAAGCAGCGGGTGATAGATTCCTTTAAAAAGGAGCCACATATTCAGGCGCAATTCGCCGACCTGGAAATTGTGCCGCCGACGTTGACGTTCAGCAAGCGCATGTTCCTGTTTCATGGCGGGCGTGAGGTACGTATCATCTGGATTGGCGGCCATACACCGGCTACCTCGGTCGTCTGGCTGCCGGCTGAGCGCGTGCTGTTCACCGGCGACGCAGTCTGGGTGGATCAGCACCCATACATGGCTC
- a CDS encoding tetratricopeptide repeat protein — protein MVWPVPTGKLTPADELRDLLGRAERRLANVNSASAEQLLELMGWLDQIVTLIAELESGGVDLRPERTRLESIEGMLRSKAGRIVRRTGLALAKRREEVKPDESHWWWWLDRFVLTRTRQRLQRMLVGVAVAAILILGGYVAFNYFFPTDPNVEKAQGLQLTAERMAMEGNWAGAEEQLVQALTYTPDDAMLWTWLGVVREKQGNQVGADEAFAKARSLSKSELDYLLVRGQVYVQSNQGDKALAEAEKAVALAPDSAQARFLLASAYELLGRQFEAIQEFEKAAALAEEKEPQLVVLARMRMGMLMQTLGVSLPTTDTITTTTPTP, from the coding sequence ATGGTTTGGCCAGTTCCAACAGGCAAACTGACACCTGCGGATGAACTACGGGACCTGTTAGGTAGGGCCGAGCGCCGCTTGGCCAACGTGAATAGCGCCAGCGCGGAGCAGTTGTTGGAGCTGATGGGCTGGTTGGATCAGATTGTGACCCTAATCGCCGAGCTGGAGAGCGGAGGCGTGGACCTGCGCCCTGAGCGCACCCGTCTGGAAAGCATTGAGGGGATGCTGCGCAGCAAAGCGGGAAGGATCGTGCGTCGGACCGGCCTGGCACTTGCCAAGCGACGTGAGGAGGTCAAGCCGGATGAATCGCACTGGTGGTGGTGGCTTGATCGCTTCGTGCTCACGCGCACACGGCAGAGGCTACAGCGCATGTTGGTCGGCGTAGCCGTGGCGGCGATCCTAATCCTGGGCGGATATGTAGCTTTCAACTACTTCTTTCCCACTGATCCAAACGTGGAGAAAGCGCAAGGGCTTCAGCTTACCGCTGAGCGGATGGCGATGGAGGGAAATTGGGCCGGAGCTGAGGAACAGCTTGTCCAGGCTCTGACATACACCCCGGACGACGCGATGTTGTGGACGTGGCTAGGAGTTGTACGGGAGAAGCAGGGCAATCAGGTTGGTGCTGATGAGGCTTTTGCTAAGGCGCGTTCATTGTCCAAGTCCGAACTGGACTACCTCCTAGTGAGGGGCCAGGTATATGTGCAGTCAAATCAGGGTGATAAAGCCTTAGCTGAGGCGGAAAAGGCGGTAGCGCTGGCACCAGATTCGGCGCAGGCCCGCTTTCTGTTGGCTAGCGCTTATGAGCTTTTAGGCCGGCAGTTTGAAGCGATCCAGGAGTTTGAGAAGGCTGCTGCTCTGGCTGAGGAAAAGGAGCCGCAGTTAGTTGTGCTGGCCCGGATGCGTATGGGCATGTTGATGCAGACGCTAGGGGTATCGCTCCCGACGACGGACACCATCACCACGACAACCCCTACGCCATGA
- a CDS encoding transcriptional repressor yields the protein MTDLAQRVRMALTRMGGRMTRQRRIILDVLEKSQTHMTAKELFVQAHARDPKVTLSTVYRTLDLCKSLGLLSSRQFSPEHGPEWYELCAGEEHYHFICIQCGQVTEFDAPEVAQVVERLIEREGITEAHASLSVYGVCARCAHTARESA from the coding sequence ATGACCGATCTCGCTCAACGGGTCCGGATGGCGCTCACCCGCATGGGCGGCCGTATGACACGTCAGCGGCGCATTATCCTTGATGTGCTCGAGAAGAGCCAGACGCATATGACAGCCAAGGAGCTGTTTGTGCAGGCCCACGCGCGCGATCCCAAGGTCACTCTGTCCACAGTATATCGTACACTAGATCTATGTAAGAGTCTGGGCCTGCTCAGCTCTCGTCAGTTTAGCCCAGAGCATGGTCCGGAGTGGTATGAGCTATGCGCCGGTGAGGAGCATTACCACTTTATCTGTATTCAGTGTGGCCAGGTGACCGAGTTCGATGCGCCAGAGGTGGCCCAAGTGGTGGAGCGCCTTATCGAACGGGAGGGGATCACCGAAGCACATGCCAGCCTGTCCGTGTATGGTGTGTGCGCTCGATGCGCTCACACGGCCCGAGAAAGTGCCTGA
- a CDS encoding ferrous iron transport protein A — protein sequence MTQVIAHATNQVINLSSLATGARGTVCAIHGGQALISRLTALGFTIGAEVTVLQNYGHGPLIAMVRGTRVALGRGEASHIYISPEVKSDGTA from the coding sequence ATGACCCAGGTTATTGCACACGCAACGAACCAAGTGATCAATCTTAGCTCACTGGCCACTGGTGCTCGCGGCACTGTCTGCGCGATCCATGGTGGCCAAGCGCTGATCAGCCGGTTGACGGCTTTGGGCTTTACCATCGGCGCTGAGGTGACGGTACTCCAAAACTACGGACATGGCCCCCTGATCGCGATGGTGAGGGGGACGCGCGTGGCGCTGGGCCGTGGCGAGGCAAGTCATATCTATATCTCCCCTGAGGTGAAGTCAGATGGCACGGCCTAA
- the feoB gene encoding ferrous iron transport protein B encodes MARPKLVQLHCHDNGAQQPIIHFQERVLRLALAGQPNVGKSTVFNMLTGLNQHVGNWPGKTVERKVGVVHLPDVDIELVDLPGTYSLTANSLEERIARDYIIHERPDAVIVIVNAAALEHGLYLVAELLQLPTPLVIGLNMLDVAERNGMRIEPHVLEAALGIPVIPLIATRNQGVRELVEAARRVVENADAFTPRRPGIRSPHEAIVARVRDLIAPYTPEPYPVDWVALKLLEGDSEITELIQKQMGEAAWSEVAALLHAHEDAFLDIAGGRYEWIERMTRAAVVRPSTGPITLTDRLDRIATHPLWGLILLSGIFGLTFWLTYTIAAPVQDWLDAKVISPLAMGVQAALAKGPSWLAGLLVDGLIGGVGTVLTFLPVLTIFFAVLGLLEDVGYLARAAYVMDRFMHLMGLHGKSFLPLFLGFGCNVPAVMGARIIEDHRSRLMTILLAPLVPCTARLAVVAFLAPAFFGSQATLATWGLVTLNILTLALLGTVIHRLALPGGQSPFIMELPLYHMPNWRTIGLLVWHHTLAFIRKAGTIILLFSVLIWTLSHLPSGDVEQSFLAWLGRLLAPIGYWMGWPDWRLIAALLSSFAAKENTIATLGILYRSAGGGGELAQQVASVLTPAGALSFLAVQMLFIPCAATMATIRQETSSWRWGLIGVGLLLVMSLAGGLLVYRLALLAGLGA; translated from the coding sequence ATGGCACGGCCTAAGCTTGTCCAATTGCATTGTCACGACAACGGCGCTCAACAGCCGATCATACACTTTCAGGAAAGGGTTCTGCGGCTGGCGCTGGCTGGACAGCCTAATGTGGGCAAATCCACCGTTTTCAACATGCTTACTGGGCTGAACCAGCACGTGGGCAACTGGCCTGGTAAAACTGTCGAACGCAAGGTCGGCGTAGTTCATCTGCCGGATGTGGATATCGAGCTAGTAGACCTGCCGGGCACGTACAGCCTGACCGCAAACTCGCTAGAGGAGCGCATTGCGCGAGACTACATCATCCACGAGCGGCCTGATGCCGTGATTGTCATCGTCAATGCTGCCGCTCTCGAGCATGGCTTGTACCTGGTAGCCGAGCTGTTACAGTTGCCTACACCTCTTGTCATAGGCCTGAACATGTTGGATGTGGCAGAGCGGAATGGGATGCGCATTGAGCCTCATGTGCTCGAGGCGGCTTTGGGTATCCCTGTGATCCCGCTTATCGCCACCCGCAACCAGGGAGTGAGAGAGCTGGTCGAGGCAGCGCGCCGAGTGGTAGAGAACGCGGACGCCTTTACCCCTAGACGGCCGGGCATCCGCAGCCCGCATGAGGCGATCGTAGCCCGGGTCCGAGATCTCATCGCTCCGTACACGCCAGAGCCTTACCCAGTGGATTGGGTTGCCCTCAAACTCCTGGAGGGAGATTCTGAGATCACGGAGCTCATCCAGAAACAGATGGGGGAGGCTGCCTGGTCGGAGGTCGCTGCCCTTTTGCATGCGCATGAGGATGCCTTTCTCGATATCGCCGGCGGCCGCTACGAGTGGATCGAACGCATGACCCGTGCTGCGGTGGTTCGTCCCAGTACAGGGCCGATTACGCTCACTGATCGGCTGGATCGAATCGCTACACATCCGCTCTGGGGATTGATCTTGCTGAGTGGCATATTTGGGCTCACTTTTTGGCTGACTTACACCATCGCTGCGCCGGTGCAGGATTGGCTAGACGCGAAGGTGATCTCGCCGCTGGCGATGGGGGTCCAGGCAGCCCTGGCGAAGGGGCCGTCGTGGCTGGCCGGCTTGTTGGTTGATGGGCTTATTGGCGGTGTAGGCACCGTCCTGACCTTTCTGCCGGTATTGACGATCTTCTTCGCAGTTCTGGGGCTATTAGAGGACGTCGGGTATCTGGCGCGAGCGGCATACGTGATGGACCGCTTTATGCACCTGATGGGGTTGCATGGCAAGAGCTTTTTGCCTCTGTTCCTAGGGTTTGGCTGCAATGTACCCGCTGTGATGGGCGCTCGCATTATCGAAGATCATCGCTCCCGTCTAATGACGATCCTCTTGGCGCCTTTGGTCCCTTGCACGGCCCGGTTAGCTGTGGTCGCCTTTCTTGCTCCTGCATTCTTTGGTTCTCAAGCGACGCTGGCCACGTGGGGGCTAGTGACGCTCAATATCCTGACGCTGGCCCTTTTAGGCACAGTGATCCATCGGCTGGCCCTGCCGGGCGGCCAATCCCCGTTCATCATGGAGTTGCCCCTATACCATATGCCCAATTGGCGCACAATTGGCCTGTTAGTGTGGCATCACACGTTGGCTTTCATCCGAAAAGCGGGCACGATCATCTTGCTCTTTTCCGTGCTGATCTGGACGCTTTCCCATCTGCCATCGGGCGATGTTGAACAAAGCTTTCTGGCCTGGCTGGGGCGGCTTCTGGCCCCTATCGGCTATTGGATGGGGTGGCCCGATTGGCGGCTGATCGCCGCCCTATTGAGCAGCTTTGCCGCTAAGGAGAACACCATTGCCACGTTGGGCATCCTCTACCGCAGCGCAGGGGGCGGCGGGGAGCTGGCGCAACAGGTGGCGTCGGTGTTAACGCCAGCAGGGGCTTTGTCATTCCTGGCTGTGCAGATGTTGTTCATCCCCTGCGCCGCAACGATGGCGACGATTCGCCAGGAGACCAGCTCTTGGCGGTGGGGTTTGATCGGTGTTGGGTTGTTGCTGGTTATGTCGCTGGCGGGTGGCCTGCTCGTGTATCGCCTGGCTTTGTTGGCCGGCTTAGGGGCATGA
- a CDS encoding helix-turn-helix domain-containing protein, with the protein MLTATKANALLRLLYAVYTKGMCSSSELAHELGIHEGLLRRMLMTLVEGGYLQRVTGECAQRCGSCSLQQICLAPDSAIWIVTEKGRRALQAYIR; encoded by the coding sequence GTGTTGACGGCGACAAAAGCGAACGCGCTTCTGCGTCTGCTCTATGCAGTGTATACGAAAGGCATGTGTTCATCCTCCGAGCTGGCACATGAGCTCGGCATTCACGAGGGACTGCTCCGGCGGATGTTGATGACGTTGGTGGAGGGCGGATATCTGCAGCGGGTGACAGGGGAGTGCGCTCAACGATGCGGCTCGTGTTCTTTGCAGCAGATCTGCCTTGCTCCTGACAGTGCTATCTGGATTGTGACAGAAAAAGGCCGGCGGGCGCTGCAAGCATATATCCGGTGA
- the pyk gene encoding pyruvate kinase — MLRTKIVCTIGPASQEPEVLVRLIEAGMDVARLNFSHGDHAMYKEIVGRIRAASEQSKHPVGILMDLQGPKLRVGAILPGGVRLDVGAEVALTTEPIIGRPGRVPVQFADLPRVVRPGDRVLLDDGLLELQVRSIREDEVICEVITGGTLTSHKGMNLPQVPLDIPTITEKDQEDLRFAIAYQADWIALSFVRTAADVHDLKAMIKALCGPEQPPLVVAKIERPEAVANLDEIIEAADAIMVARGDLGIETSPEAVPMIQKTIIAKCNQAGVPVITATQMLESMVRNPRPTRAEASDVANAVLDGTDAIMLSGETAIGMYPVEAVRTMACIAEAAERCLSPTLRTPRQPHVIAEAVAHAGVDLAMLLEAKAILAPTVSGYTARLLSRLRPCCPIIAVTPNPIIQRQLTLYWGVEPLLSPRAADTDSMIAGAVRAAQEHGYVRQGDLVVITAGTAGSPPGTTDFVKVQPIT; from the coding sequence GTGCTCCGCACCAAGATTGTCTGCACCATTGGCCCTGCCAGCCAGGAACCTGAGGTGTTAGTTCGCCTGATCGAAGCCGGCATGGACGTAGCCCGGCTCAACTTCTCGCACGGCGATCACGCAATGTATAAGGAGATTGTCGGCCGTATTCGCGCTGCATCGGAACAAAGTAAGCACCCCGTGGGCATCCTGATGGACTTGCAGGGCCCCAAGCTGCGAGTGGGTGCGATATTACCAGGGGGCGTCCGACTGGATGTCGGAGCAGAAGTTGCTTTAACTACAGAACCCATCATCGGGAGGCCTGGACGCGTGCCTGTCCAGTTCGCTGATCTGCCACGGGTTGTACGGCCTGGGGATCGAGTTCTGCTCGATGATGGGTTGCTCGAACTGCAGGTGCGCTCGATCCGGGAGGATGAAGTCATCTGTGAGGTGATCACCGGCGGGACACTTACCTCACATAAGGGGATGAATCTACCTCAGGTGCCACTAGACATCCCCACCATCACGGAGAAGGACCAGGAGGATCTGCGCTTCGCCATCGCCTATCAGGCTGATTGGATCGCGCTCTCCTTTGTGCGCACAGCCGCTGACGTGCACGATCTGAAAGCGATGATCAAGGCCCTATGTGGGCCAGAACAGCCCCCACTGGTAGTTGCTAAGATTGAGCGGCCAGAAGCGGTGGCCAACCTGGACGAGATCATCGAGGCAGCCGACGCGATCATGGTCGCTCGCGGGGATTTGGGCATTGAGACCTCGCCCGAGGCGGTTCCCATGATCCAGAAGACGATCATCGCGAAGTGCAATCAAGCCGGCGTCCCTGTGATTACCGCTACTCAGATGTTGGAATCCATGGTCCGTAACCCGCGTCCCACTCGCGCCGAGGCATCCGATGTGGCCAACGCGGTATTGGATGGCACGGATGCCATCATGCTGTCCGGGGAGACCGCGATCGGCATGTATCCAGTGGAAGCGGTGCGCACCATGGCCTGCATCGCCGAGGCAGCGGAGCGCTGCCTGTCTCCAACGCTACGGACTCCACGCCAACCTCATGTCATTGCCGAGGCGGTCGCGCATGCCGGGGTGGACTTAGCCATGCTGCTAGAGGCCAAGGCGATCCTCGCGCCTACGGTGAGCGGCTATACAGCCCGTCTACTTTCCCGCCTGCGCCCATGCTGCCCGATCATTGCGGTGACACCCAACCCGATCATCCAACGTCAGCTTACCCTGTACTGGGGGGTTGAGCCCCTGCTATCTCCGCGCGCCGCCGATACCGACTCCATGATCGCCGGCGCCGTGCGTGCGGCTCAGGAGCATGGCTACGTGCGCCAGGGAGATCTCGTCGTGATCACGGCGGGGACGGCCGGCAGCCCGCCGGGTACCACCGATTTCGTCAAGGTGCAGCCCATCACCTAA